The proteins below are encoded in one region of Gemmatimonadales bacterium:
- a CDS encoding alpha/beta hydrolase-fold protein, with protein MMRAALAFASIVVPALGATAPARAQNAPAACCTITLRVRVPEGAGTVYLAGSLPELGPWRPDGRALTGEGRERTVQVTAPAGTSFEYKFTLGSWDREAVGFAGAALANYRLAVTGDTVVAHEITDFKKDVRTYIADWRGSGVLGRLVYWTDVASAFLAAPRNVEIWLPPGYDTATATRYPVLYMSDGQNLFDPRIGNTGVDWGVDETVVRLVRQGAIPPIIVVGVWNTAARGAEYSPWHRAGSYARFLVEELMPRVNREFRTLTGPRNTAVMGSSMGGLLSFYLVTHRPDVFGACGCMSTHFPLSEAMVAQYFGGGAASATPDTTPYVVRDIAAGATVPRGVRYWFDYGSLGLDSTYGPTHAAVRAWLLRQGLVEGRDFVVRRYEGATHNEASWRARLADPLAFLFGRGQAPASSAPR; from the coding sequence ATGATGCGCGCAGCCCTGGCCTTCGCCTCGATCGTCGTGCCCGCCCTCGGCGCCACAGCCCCGGCGCGCGCCCAGAACGCGCCCGCCGCCTGCTGCACGATCACGCTCCGCGTGCGCGTGCCGGAGGGCGCCGGCACCGTCTACCTCGCAGGCAGCCTGCCCGAGCTTGGGCCGTGGCGACCCGACGGGCGGGCCCTCACGGGCGAGGGGCGCGAGCGCACCGTGCAGGTCACCGCTCCGGCCGGCACCAGCTTCGAATACAAGTTCACGCTCGGCTCCTGGGACCGGGAGGCGGTCGGGTTCGCGGGCGCCGCGCTGGCGAACTACCGGCTCGCCGTCACCGGCGACACGGTCGTCGCCCACGAGATCACGGACTTCAAGAAGGACGTGCGAACCTACATCGCCGACTGGCGGGGCTCGGGCGTCCTCGGCCGCCTGGTGTACTGGACCGACGTCGCGTCGGCGTTCCTGGCCGCGCCCCGCAACGTCGAGATCTGGCTGCCGCCTGGCTACGACACGGCCACGGCCACGCGCTATCCCGTGCTCTACATGAGCGACGGGCAGAACCTGTTCGACCCCCGGATCGGGAACACCGGCGTGGACTGGGGCGTGGACGAGACGGTGGTCCGGCTGGTGCGCCAGGGTGCCATCCCGCCGATCATCGTCGTGGGCGTGTGGAACACGGCGGCGCGCGGCGCCGAGTACTCGCCCTGGCACCGGGCCGGCAGCTACGCGCGCTTCCTCGTCGAGGAGCTGATGCCGCGCGTCAACCGCGAGTTCCGCACGCTGACCGGCCCGCGGAACACCGCGGTGATGGGGTCCTCGATGGGCGGACTGCTGTCCTTCTACCTGGTGACGCACCGGCCCGACGTCTTCGGGGCCTGCGGCTGCATGTCCACGCACTTCCCGCTCTCGGAAGCGATGGTGGCGCAGTACTTCGGGGGCGGCGCGGCGAGCGCGACGCCGGACACGACGCCCTACGTCGTCCGCGACATCGCGGCCGGCGCGACGGTGCCGAGGGGCGTTCGCTACTGGTTCGACTACGGGTCGCTGGGGCTGGACAGCACCTACGGACCCACCCACGCGGCGGTGCGCGCGTGGCTGCTCCGGCAGGGGCTGGTCGAAGGCCGGGATTTCGTGGTGCGGCGCTACGAGGGGGCGACCCACAACGAGGCGTCGTGGCGTGCGCGGCTCGCCGACCCGCTGGCGTTCCTGTTCGGACGCGGACAAGCCCCCGCGTCGTCCGCGCCGCGCTGA